One Frankia alni ACN14a DNA window includes the following coding sequences:
- a CDS encoding ISAs1 family transposase → MSTAPFGAECYDITSLLDTLGEIPDPRDQWEKIYSLSFLLAVILVATPTGAKCPREFHRRAADLPQSLLAVLGAPRDFLVGGYREPSEKTIRLLLKKIDVDALDTAFGSWLCAQAAPGQVAFAIDVKVLRGAWSGKDAQVRLLSAMLHGKGAVRVRVRIPDDTNEITHIQELVTKLPKNARPTSHDARRHTHPARHRETPRENRMDYILTVKGNQPTLERQTFERILPLLQETPHHEVEERAHGRIKNWQTWTRTAEIIDFPHVETACVIRRDEFDLTGVRISREHALILSSTPSERATAAYLHNRTRRHWGIENEIHYTRDTAWREDANPTYTGNTNHALASFRNLAIGVIRLSGARKIKETIKHVAANRYRALQLIATVCNGAGL, encoded by the coding sequence ATGTCCACTGCCCCGTTCGGTGCCGAGTGCTATGACATCACCAGCCTCCTGGACACGCTGGGCGAGATTCCCGACCCACGGGACCAGTGGGAGAAGATCTACAGCCTTTCTTTTCTTCTCGCCGTGATACTTGTCGCGACGCCGACGGGCGCGAAGTGCCCGCGCGAGTTTCATCGCCGGGCTGCGGACCTCCCGCAGTCGCTTCTCGCCGTTCTGGGGGCACCGCGCGACTTTCTCGTCGGCGGCTACCGGGAGCCGTCGGAAAAGACGATCCGCCTGCTCCTGAAGAAGATCGACGTGGACGCCCTTGACACGGCGTTCGGCAGTTGGCTGTGCGCGCAGGCCGCCCCCGGGCAGGTCGCGTTCGCGATCGACGTCAAAGTCCTGCGCGGGGCCTGGTCTGGCAAGGACGCGCAGGTCAGGCTGCTATCCGCGATGCTCCACGGCAAAGGAGCGGTCAGAGTGCGGGTCCGGATCCCCGACGACACCAACGAGATCACCCATATCCAGGAACTGGTCACAAAACTTCCGAAAAATGCCCGGCCGACCAGTCACGACGCTCGACGCCATACGCACCCAGCACGACACCGCGAGACTCCTCGTGAAAACCGCATGGACTACATTCTTACCGTCAAGGGCAACCAGCCGACCCTGGAAAGGCAGACGTTCGAGCGGATCCTCCCACTTCTCCAGGAAACGCCGCATCACGAGGTCGAGGAACGCGCCCACGGCAGGATCAAGAACTGGCAGACCTGGACCAGAACTGCCGAAATAATTGATTTCCCCCACGTCGAGACCGCCTGCGTCATCCGCCGCGATGAGTTCGACCTCACCGGTGTCCGCATCAGTCGCGAACACGCACTGATACTCAGCAGCACGCCAAGCGAACGCGCGACTGCCGCCTATCTACACAATCGCACCCGCAGGCACTGGGGAATCGAAAACGAAATTCACTACACCCGCGACACCGCCTGGCGCGAGGACGCTAACCCCACCTACACCGGAAACACCAACCATGCCCTCGCAAGCTTTCGGAACCTTGCCATCGGCGTCATTCGCCTCAGCGGCGCCAGGAAGATAAAGGAAACCATCAAGCACGTCGCCGCCAATCGCTACAGAGCACTCCAACTCATCGCTACCGTCTGCAACGGAGCAGGACTCTGA
- a CDS encoding NUDIX hydrolase — translation MIDVPWEPPAVLIAVDLVILTLRAASLRVLLIERGTEPYRGAHALPGGFLAHSEEDLDAAARRELAEETGLDAGELHLEQLGVYGRPGRDPRGRVVSVAYLAIAPRLPDPVAGTDAADAAWLPADRVLAGELNLAFDHRQLVLDGVERARGKLEVSSLATAFCGPTFTIGELQTVYEAVWGIPLDPRNFYRKIQRVDGFLVPTGAEQRSLVGRPARLFKAGPSTVLSPPIGRPNEAGSSSAD, via the coding sequence ATGATCGATGTTCCTTGGGAACCGCCGGCTGTCCTGATCGCCGTCGACCTGGTGATTCTGACGCTGCGCGCGGCGAGCCTGCGGGTGCTCCTGATCGAGCGTGGGACAGAGCCATACCGGGGGGCGCACGCGCTCCCCGGTGGATTTCTCGCGCACAGCGAGGAGGATCTCGACGCGGCGGCGCGCCGGGAGCTCGCGGAGGAGACGGGCCTCGACGCCGGGGAACTGCACCTGGAACAGCTCGGGGTGTACGGCCGTCCCGGCCGGGATCCGCGCGGGCGGGTCGTCTCAGTGGCATACCTGGCCATCGCGCCTCGACTGCCCGATCCGGTCGCGGGCACCGACGCCGCCGACGCGGCCTGGCTGCCGGCGGACCGCGTGCTCGCGGGCGAGCTGAACCTGGCCTTCGATCATCGCCAGCTGGTCCTCGACGGGGTCGAGCGGGCCCGAGGCAAACTCGAGGTCTCCTCGCTCGCCACGGCGTTCTGCGGCCCGACATTCACCATCGGTGAGCTACAGACGGTCTATGAGGCGGTATGGGGAATACCGCTCGACCCCAGGAACTTCTATCGCAAGATCCAAAGAGTGGACGGATTCCTCGTCCCCACCGGTGCAGAGCAGCGAAGCCTCGTCGGGCGCCCGGCACGCCTGTTCAAAGCCGGCCCCAGCACCGTCCTGTCACCGCCGATCGGGCGGCCGAACGAGGCTGGGAGTTCTTCCGCCGACTGA
- a CDS encoding SAM-dependent methyltransferase, with protein MYLKVLPGIAELARASRGFLARSVTWLAAEAGIRQFLDVGTGLPTADNTHEVAQRATPDSRIVYVDNDPTDVPLRTQPAAGWGAVVDTAEAKAYAPEAREALRAWRAGVLRTPGKEKQNRLARLAQRVEVLWGPARRRLEIAEAGIRRATGVWGAPRAETETTEPGTREQVEAVLHDPNSAYRRLRLVMDAWCALSSWPLTTTVTPPDWDAWLGGLEALLGRATKPGRHERAGQGSFADDLSWRGLDDAEALDLGFADETPVTEATSRFPWLRVAAEIADRQGFFHWELDFPQVFARGGFGLQVGNPPWARPDWDEAGILAEHDPWWALVPTAAERAKKERRKHTFHLPDAETWYLDQRAKQAGLKAHFGSQVDRPLLHGLQPDLYRCFMDRTWRSGNPTGIRAAAR; from the coding sequence GTGTACCTCAAGGTCTTGCCCGGCATCGCCGAGCTGGCCCGCGCCTCCCGCGGCTTCCTCGCCCGGTCGGTGACCTGGCTCGCCGCCGAGGCCGGCATCCGCCAGTTCCTCGACGTCGGCACCGGCCTGCCCACCGCAGACAACACCCACGAGGTCGCCCAGCGGGCCACGCCCGACTCCCGGATCGTCTACGTGGACAACGACCCCACCGACGTGCCGCTACGCACCCAGCCGGCGGCGGGCTGGGGCGCCGTCGTCGACACCGCCGAGGCGAAGGCGTACGCACCCGAGGCCCGGGAGGCACTGCGGGCCTGGCGGGCCGGTGTGCTGCGCACCCCGGGCAAGGAGAAGCAGAACCGGCTGGCCCGCCTCGCCCAGCGGGTCGAGGTCCTGTGGGGGCCGGCGCGCCGCCGCCTGGAGATCGCCGAGGCGGGCATCCGCCGCGCGACCGGGGTGTGGGGCGCCCCGCGGGCCGAGACCGAGACCACGGAGCCGGGGACCCGCGAGCAGGTCGAGGCCGTCCTGCACGACCCGAACAGTGCCTACCGCCGCCTGCGGCTGGTCATGGACGCCTGGTGCGCCCTGTCGTCGTGGCCGCTGACAACCACCGTCACGCCGCCGGACTGGGACGCCTGGCTCGGCGGCCTGGAGGCACTGCTCGGCCGCGCGACGAAGCCCGGCCGGCACGAACGCGCCGGCCAGGGAAGCTTCGCCGACGACCTCTCCTGGCGCGGCCTCGACGACGCCGAGGCACTCGACCTCGGTTTCGCGGACGAGACCCCGGTCACCGAGGCCACCAGCCGTTTCCCGTGGCTGCGGGTCGCCGCCGAGATCGCGGACCGCCAGGGCTTCTTCCACTGGGAGCTCGACTTCCCCCAGGTCTTCGCCCGCGGCGGCTTCGGCCTCCAGGTCGGAAACCCGCCCTGGGCCCGCCCCGACTGGGACGAGGCCGGCATCCTCGCCGAGCACGACCCCTGGTGGGCCCTCGTCCCCACCGCCGCCGAGCGGGCCAAGAAGGAACGCCGCAAGCACACCTTCCACCTCCCCGACGCCGAGACCTGGTACCTCGACCAACGCGCCAAACAGGCCGGCCTCAAAGCCCACTTCGGCAGCCAGGTCGACCGCCCGCTGCTGCACGGCCTCCAGCCCGACCTCTACCGCTGCTTCATGGACCGCACCTGGCGCTCGGGCAACCCGACCGGAATCAGGGCTGCGGCAAGGTAG
- a CDS encoding 5'-methylthioadenosine/S-adenosylhomocysteine nucleosidase encodes MARTRPIVILTALDLEYLAVREHLVNLRLRRHPQGTRFEVGRLAAGRCQVALALVGVGNQSAAVLAERAIAEFDPAALLFVGVAGALHRHIALGDVVVASQVYAFHGATSEDDGDWGRPRTWPMSHRAEQIAHHLKRTRSWVPQQAGPEALPQVHFGPIAAGEVVLNSTVSALARWLHVHYNDALAVEMEAAGAAQAGQLNSSLPVVVVRGISDHADGTKESTDRQQWQPRAVANAASFAIALAEELSADLGRAEAVTSTGRTSAMPKPTHNIRNVVSGSNTWVGAQAGVVHGDVTVGAPTERTPVDLPTALAGFRAQLATAHTAGAVDAATFAAAEAELTAADEALRANSPESRRTLVVSLKKVRGLVIDVVDLAARIAVVLTLAQGLS; translated from the coding sequence ATGGCAAGGACCAGACCGATCGTCATCCTGACCGCACTCGACCTCGAGTACCTGGCGGTCCGCGAGCACCTGGTGAATCTGCGGTTGCGCCGCCATCCGCAGGGCACCCGGTTCGAGGTAGGCCGGCTCGCGGCCGGCCGGTGCCAGGTGGCGCTGGCGTTGGTCGGCGTGGGCAATCAGTCAGCCGCGGTGCTGGCCGAACGCGCGATCGCCGAGTTCGATCCGGCGGCGCTGCTTTTCGTCGGCGTGGCCGGCGCCCTGCATCGCCATATCGCGCTCGGCGACGTGGTGGTGGCCAGCCAGGTCTATGCCTTTCACGGTGCCACCAGCGAGGACGACGGCGACTGGGGCCGGCCTCGTACCTGGCCGATGTCGCACCGTGCCGAGCAGATCGCCCATCACCTGAAGCGGACGCGGTCCTGGGTGCCGCAGCAGGCCGGGCCCGAGGCCCTCCCGCAGGTGCACTTCGGGCCGATCGCGGCCGGCGAGGTGGTGCTGAACTCCACCGTCTCGGCGCTCGCCCGGTGGCTGCACGTCCACTACAACGACGCGCTCGCCGTCGAGATGGAGGCTGCCGGAGCCGCGCAGGCCGGCCAGCTGAACAGCTCGCTGCCGGTGGTTGTGGTCCGCGGCATCAGCGACCACGCGGACGGCACCAAGGAGTCGACCGACCGCCAGCAGTGGCAGCCGCGGGCCGTGGCGAACGCGGCCTCGTTCGCCATCGCGCTGGCCGAGGAACTGTCCGCCGACCTCGGACGGGCCGAGGCTGTGACGAGCACCGGGAGGACATCCGCCATGCCGAAGCCGACCCACAACATCCGTAACGTCGTGTCGGGCAGCAACACCTGGGTCGGTGCGCAGGCCGGCGTCGTCCACGGCGACGTCACTGTCGGCGCCCCCACCGAGCGGACACCGGTCGACCTGCCGACCGCGCTGGCCGGTTTCCGCGCCCAGTTGGCCACGGCACACACCGCCGGCGCCGTGGACGCGGCGACCTTCGCGGCGGCCGAGGCCGAGCTCACCGCCGCCGACGAGGCCCTGCGGGCGAACTCGCCGGAGAGCCGGCGCACGCTGGTGGTGTCGCTGAAGAAGGTTCGTGGCCTTGTCATTGACGTGGTCGACCTCGCCGCGAGGATCGCCGTTGTCCTCACCCTCGCGCAAGGCCTGTCGTGA